One region of Algihabitans albus genomic DNA includes:
- a CDS encoding biotin transporter BioY has protein sequence MNSAATETSAPLGAALAWLRGGSWTRRVFLVLAGTLFLAACSWIEVPMVPVPMTMQTFGLVVIGALYGWRLGGATVLTYLLQGALGLPVLAGGAAGFIHFVGPTAGYLFGFALAAVIVGWLVERGVARHPLSAFAVMLLGHAAILAPGVAWLSTVTGLGWTQATALGLTPFLLGMVLKSALAAACLQAAQRYRRPTPPLV, from the coding sequence ATGAACAGCGCCGCGACAGAGACTTCCGCTCCCTTGGGTGCAGCCCTCGCCTGGCTGCGCGGAGGATCCTGGACAAGGCGCGTCTTCCTGGTTCTCGCCGGCACCTTGTTCCTCGCCGCCTGCTCCTGGATCGAGGTGCCGATGGTGCCGGTGCCCATGACCATGCAGACCTTCGGCCTCGTGGTGATCGGTGCGCTCTACGGCTGGCGGCTCGGCGGCGCGACGGTGCTGACCTACCTGCTGCAGGGCGCCTTGGGCTTGCCGGTGCTGGCCGGCGGAGCCGCAGGCTTCATTCACTTCGTCGGCCCGACCGCCGGCTATCTCTTCGGTTTCGCCCTGGCCGCCGTGATTGTGGGCTGGCTGGTGGAGCGCGGCGTCGCGCGTCACCCCCTCTCCGCCTTCGCGGTTATGCTGCTGGGCCATGCCGCGATCCTCGCACCCGGTGTCGCCTGGCTTTCGACCGTCACCGGACTGGGCTGGACCCAGGCGACGGCCCTCGGCCTGACGCCCTTCCTGCTGGGCATGGTCTTGAAGTCGGCACTGGCCGCCGCCTGTCTTCAGGCGGCCCAGCGCTATCGCCGGCCGACCCCGCCGCTCGTCTGA
- a CDS encoding class I SAM-dependent methyltransferase, with amino-acid sequence MEEESRLFEIFLEVQRGLPRQGPGAAQSTLDALALCRGLPEHPSVLDIGCGPGLQTLVLAEALDGPITAVDLLQEYLDSLNERAAATGLAERIEVLAGDMAELPFPDRSFDLIWAEGSAYIMGFEAAFRAWRRLLKPGGCIAMTELTWLRSDPPAEAAAFFQTEYPAMTTLEANMASLKACGYDLLGTFTLPEAAWWDDYYTPLEARLPRLKACYADDPAARSVVATTEREIDVRRRFGDAYGYVFFVAQKAG; translated from the coding sequence ATGGAAGAAGAGTCACGCCTCTTCGAGATTTTTCTGGAGGTGCAGCGGGGTTTGCCGCGGCAGGGACCGGGGGCCGCTCAGAGCACCCTCGATGCCCTGGCCCTCTGCCGCGGCCTGCCCGAACACCCCAGCGTTCTGGATATCGGTTGCGGCCCGGGCCTGCAGACCCTGGTTCTGGCCGAGGCGCTGGACGGCCCGATCACGGCGGTCGACTTGCTGCAGGAATATCTGGACAGCCTGAATGAGCGCGCCGCCGCAACGGGTTTGGCTGAGCGGATCGAGGTCTTGGCCGGCGACATGGCGGAGCTGCCGTTTCCGGATCGGAGCTTCGATCTCATCTGGGCGGAGGGCTCGGCTTACATCATGGGCTTTGAAGCAGCCTTTCGGGCTTGGCGCCGGCTGCTCAAACCTGGCGGCTGCATCGCGATGACCGAGCTGACGTGGCTGCGGTCCGACCCGCCGGCCGAAGCTGCCGCCTTTTTCCAAACCGAGTATCCGGCGATGACGACCCTGGAGGCCAACATGGCAAGCCTGAAAGCCTGCGGCTACGATCTGCTGGGGACGTTCACGCTGCCCGAGGCGGCCTGGTGGGACGACTACTACACCCCCTTGGAAGCCAGGCTCCCGAGGTTGAAGGCGTGCTATGCCGACGATCCGGCCGCACGCTCGGTCGTCGCGACAACCGAGCGGGAGATCGATGTGCGTCGCCGTTTCGGGGACGCTTACGGCTACGTCTTCTTCGTTGCCCAGAAGGCTGGCTGA
- a CDS encoding carboxymuconolactone decarboxylase family protein, with product MERGRRLLSEIDGEAGERVAASLSGIAPDFARYLLEFPFGDIYARPGLALRDREIATIAALTAMGTATPQLKVHIEAGLKVGLSRDEIVEIVMQMAVYAGFPAALNGLQAAKEVFAACDEAI from the coding sequence TTGGAGCGGGGAAGACGCCTGCTCTCTGAGATCGATGGCGAAGCCGGCGAAAGAGTTGCGGCCTCGCTCTCGGGCATCGCGCCGGACTTCGCCCGCTATCTGCTGGAGTTCCCCTTCGGCGACATCTACGCCCGGCCCGGTCTCGCCCTGCGCGATCGGGAGATCGCTACCATCGCAGCCCTGACGGCTATGGGTACGGCGACGCCGCAGCTGAAAGTCCATATAGAAGCCGGCCTCAAGGTCGGGCTCAGTCGCGACGAGATCGTCGAGATCGTCATGCAGATGGCCGTCTATGCCGGCTTTCCCGCCGCGCTCAACGGCTTGCAGGCGGCGAAGGAGGTGTTTGCCGCTTGCGACGAGGCGATCTGA
- a CDS encoding 4-hydroxyproline epimerase yields the protein MGGMDPLAPNTFFCIDGHTCGNPVRLVAAGGPLLEGVGMSEKRQDFLARYDWIRTALMFEPRGHDMMSGALLYPPTHSGLAQGADAAILFIETSGCLPMCGHGTIGAVTFALERGLVQPREQGLLRLETPAGPVEARYFRDAQGFVEAVRITNVPSFLALEGLEIDCPDLGRLRLDIAYGGNFYAIVEPQAAFAGLDGLTPGEILRLSPELRRRINATVEMVHPDDPTIRGVSHVMWTGAPRHPDADARNAVFYGDRAIDRSPCGTGTSARMAQLAARGQLAVGDSFRHESIIGSLFTGRIEATAEVDGRPAIVPSIEGWARMTGLNTLFVEARDPYAHGFQVV from the coding sequence ATGGGGGGCATGGACCCGCTCGCGCCCAACACCTTCTTTTGCATCGATGGCCATACCTGCGGCAATCCGGTCCGTCTGGTCGCCGCAGGAGGACCGCTGCTGGAAGGCGTCGGCATGAGCGAGAAGCGTCAGGATTTCCTGGCACGCTACGACTGGATCCGCACCGCGCTGATGTTCGAGCCGCGCGGCCACGACATGATGTCCGGCGCGCTGCTCTATCCGCCGACGCACTCCGGACTCGCACAAGGCGCAGACGCCGCGATCCTCTTTATCGAGACCAGCGGCTGCCTGCCGATGTGCGGTCACGGGACCATCGGCGCCGTGACCTTCGCCCTGGAACGCGGGCTGGTTCAGCCGCGCGAGCAGGGCCTGCTGCGCCTCGAGACCCCGGCCGGACCGGTCGAAGCGCGCTACTTCCGCGACGCGCAGGGGTTCGTCGAGGCGGTGCGGATCACCAACGTGCCGAGCTTCCTGGCGCTCGAGGGGCTGGAGATCGACTGCCCCGACCTGGGACGACTGCGCCTCGACATCGCCTACGGCGGCAACTTCTATGCCATCGTCGAGCCGCAGGCCGCCTTCGCGGGACTGGACGGCCTGACGCCCGGCGAGATCCTGCGGCTCTCCCCCGAGCTTCGGCGGAGGATCAACGCCACCGTCGAGATGGTTCATCCGGACGATCCGACGATCCGCGGCGTCAGTCATGTCATGTGGACCGGCGCTCCCCGGCACCCCGATGCGGATGCCCGCAATGCCGTCTTCTACGGAGACCGGGCGATCGACCGCAGTCCCTGCGGCACCGGCACCTCCGCGCGCATGGCGCAGTTGGCGGCGCGCGGCCAGCTGGCGGTGGGCGACAGCTTTCGGCACGAGAGCATCATCGGCAGCCTCTTCACCGGCCGGATCGAGGCAACGGCCGAGGTCGACGGGCGGCCCGCCATCGTTCCCTCGATCGAGGGCTGGGCCCGGATGACGGGGCTCAACACCCTCTTCGTCGAGGCGCGCGACCCCTACGCGCACGGCTTCCAGGTCGTATAA
- a CDS encoding N-formylglutamate amidohydrolase — protein MPDGETPRGAVDLRLLTRDEAPPFTILNPSGSAPMVITCDHASNRVPEVLGDLGLNRAELARHIAWDIGAAEVTRRLALLLDAPAVLSGFSRLVIDPNRRVDVPASIPPISDGTEVPGNRHLSDREVSLRREQLFAPYHAACERMIEAKLAEGLPPALVFLHSFTPVFAGEERWMEAAILWDRDDRLPRPLLESLRARGIATGDNEPYSGRSTEDYSLHAHGDARGLPHVLIELRQDVIDTQAGAERWAQILAAVLRPVLADPATFRSL, from the coding sequence ATGCCTGACGGAGAGACACCGCGCGGCGCCGTCGACCTACGTCTTCTGACCCGCGACGAGGCGCCCCCCTTCACCATCCTGAACCCCAGCGGCTCGGCGCCGATGGTGATCACCTGCGATCACGCCTCCAACCGCGTGCCGGAGGTCCTGGGCGATCTCGGTCTGAACCGCGCCGAACTGGCGCGCCATATCGCATGGGACATCGGCGCGGCCGAGGTGACGCGGCGTCTGGCCCTGCTGCTGGACGCTCCGGCCGTGCTGTCGGGCTTCTCGCGCCTGGTTATCGACCCGAACCGCAGGGTCGACGTGCCCGCCTCCATCCCGCCGATCAGCGACGGGACCGAGGTGCCCGGCAACAGGCACCTCAGCGACCGCGAGGTCAGCCTGCGGCGCGAACAGCTTTTCGCGCCCTATCATGCGGCTTGCGAGCGGATGATCGAGGCGAAGCTCGCCGAAGGCCTCCCGCCGGCCCTGGTCTTTCTGCATTCCTTTACGCCGGTCTTCGCGGGAGAGGAGCGCTGGATGGAGGCAGCGATCCTCTGGGACCGGGATGACCGCCTGCCACGTCCGCTGCTGGAGTCGCTTCGCGCGCGCGGCATCGCGACCGGCGACAACGAACCCTACAGCGGGCGCTCGACCGAGGATTACAGCCTGCACGCCCACGGCGACGCGCGGGGTCTGCCGCACGTCCTGATCGAGCTGCGCCAGGACGTGATCGATACCCAGGCCGGGGCCGAACGCTGGGCTCAGATCTTGGCCGCCGTGCTGCGGCCCGTGCTTGCCGACCCAGCCACCTTCAGGTCCCTCTAG
- a CDS encoding carboxylate-amine ligase, which translates to MTASVEPTFTVGIEEEYLLVDPESRDLVVEPPTGLMSALEDALGERVTPEFLQSQVEIGTSKCDSVREAAAELRELRGKVAEVAEAHDLALLAASTHPKADWDRQKHTDKERYNMLARDIQAPARRLVICGMHVHVGLDDDNLRIDLMGQAAYFTPHLLALSTSSPFWRGRNSGLKSYRMAVFDELPRTGLPAQFDSWGEYQRHLQVLVDAGLIEDGSKLWWDVRPSSRFPTLELRAPDICTRIDDGLAVAAIYLCLLRMLWRLKRTNQRWRRYSNMLIGENRWRAMRYGMDEGLVDFGKGAVVAYPDLLEEILELTREDALALDCLDLCEASRGVIERGTSADRQIQIYDAALEEGLERGPALDRVVDWLMTETVAGLDSEHT; encoded by the coding sequence ATGACAGCATCCGTCGAGCCCACTTTCACCGTCGGTATCGAGGAAGAGTATCTGCTGGTCGATCCGGAGAGCCGCGACCTGGTTGTCGAACCGCCGACCGGCCTGATGAGCGCGCTCGAGGACGCCCTCGGCGAGCGGGTGACCCCCGAGTTCCTGCAGTCCCAGGTCGAGATTGGCACCAGTAAATGCGACTCCGTGCGCGAAGCGGCGGCGGAGCTGCGGGAGCTGCGCGGCAAGGTGGCGGAGGTGGCGGAGGCGCACGATCTGGCCCTGCTCGCGGCCTCGACCCATCCCAAGGCCGACTGGGACAGGCAGAAGCACACCGACAAGGAGCGCTACAACATGCTGGCGCGCGATATCCAGGCGCCGGCCCGCCGCCTGGTGATCTGCGGCATGCACGTGCATGTCGGTCTGGACGACGACAATCTGCGCATCGATCTGATGGGGCAGGCGGCCTACTTCACGCCGCATCTGCTGGCGCTCTCGACCTCCTCGCCCTTTTGGCGCGGACGCAACAGCGGCCTGAAGTCGTACCGCATGGCCGTCTTCGACGAGCTGCCGCGCACCGGCCTGCCGGCCCAGTTCGATTCCTGGGGCGAGTATCAGCGCCATCTGCAGGTCCTGGTCGATGCCGGGCTGATCGAGGATGGCTCCAAGCTCTGGTGGGACGTGCGTCCCTCGTCGCGCTTTCCGACCCTGGAACTGCGCGCTCCCGATATCTGCACCCGCATCGACGACGGACTGGCCGTCGCGGCGATCTACCTCTGTCTTCTGCGCATGCTCTGGCGGTTGAAGCGCACGAACCAGCGCTGGCGACGCTATTCCAACATGCTGATCGGCGAAAACCGCTGGCGGGCGATGCGCTATGGCATGGACGAGGGGCTGGTCGACTTCGGAAAGGGGGCGGTGGTGGCCTATCCGGACCTGCTGGAGGAAATTCTGGAGCTGACCCGCGAGGACGCATTGGCTCTGGACTGTCTCGATCTTTGCGAGGCGTCGCGCGGCGTGATCGAGCGCGGGACCAGTGCCGACCGTCAGATCCAGATCTACGACGCGGCCCTGGAGGAGGGGCTGGAGCGCGGCCCGGCGCTCGACCGGGTCGTCGACTGGCTGATGACGGAAACCGTTGCAGGTCTGGATTCCGAGCACACATAA
- a CDS encoding universal stress protein, whose amino-acid sequence MYKKIMVPVDLAHTDRLEKALKTAGDLARHYEIPVCYVGVTASTPDAVARSPEEYARKLTAFGAAQAQEGGFEATTRSFLSRDPTRELYKLLTTAADEIGADLVIMASHIPGLPEHILTSNAGYVASHSDVSVFVIR is encoded by the coding sequence ATGTATAAGAAGATCATGGTCCCCGTCGATCTGGCCCATACGGACCGACTCGAGAAGGCACTGAAGACCGCGGGGGATCTGGCACGGCATTACGAGATCCCGGTCTGCTACGTCGGCGTGACCGCCTCGACGCCCGATGCGGTGGCCCGTTCGCCGGAGGAATATGCCCGGAAGCTGACAGCCTTCGGCGCAGCTCAGGCGCAGGAGGGCGGTTTCGAGGCAACCACGCGCTCCTTCCTCAGCCGCGACCCGACCCGGGAGCTCTACAAGCTCCTGACGACGGCGGCCGACGAAATCGGCGCCGACCTCGTGATCATGGCCTCCCACATCCCCGGCCTGCCGGAGCACATCTTGACGTCGAATGCCGGCTACGTGGCATCGCACAGCGACGTTTCCGTCTTCGTTATCCGCTAA
- a CDS encoding DUF1244 domain-containing protein produces MDEQTRTELEAAAFRALRDHLRERTDVQNIDLMNLSGFCRNCLSRWYQEAANERGIEMDKAAAREIVYGMPYDDWRAKHQTEASEEQKEALAASHPGH; encoded by the coding sequence ATGGACGAACAGACCCGCACCGAACTCGAGGCCGCGGCCTTCCGCGCCCTGCGCGATCACCTGCGCGAGCGCACGGACGTGCAGAATATCGACCTGATGAATCTCTCCGGCTTCTGCCGCAACTGCCTGTCGCGTTGGTATCAGGAAGCCGCCAACGAGCGCGGTATCGAGATGGACAAGGCCGCCGCGCGCGAGATCGTCTACGGCATGCCCTACGACGACTGGCGCGCCAAGCACCAGACCGAGGCCAGCGAGGAGCAGAAGGAGGCTCTCGCTGCCAGCCATCCCGGCCACTGA
- a CDS encoding DUF3800 domain-containing protein yields MYLLYYDEVKHEPPKQTSFWLGGICDSAEVVPALEAELNEISQDAFGSATLSRDTEFHGIELCRGKGNFKGRNFDERLEYLKRILNIISRDDIQRVYIRIIPENITHSSKPPDEIAFMYLIEKADSLFKKLGTVGMLFGDYDEPNIGTSVASLSLYRQGGTRWERGRDIENIIDTVHFARSHHSRMIQLADVFLYCLQFYHQDNSARWRKAIEEVIDNSGIRKCQEKRVWPSEPTWYRL; encoded by the coding sequence ATGTATCTCCTATATTATGATGAAGTAAAGCATGAGCCACCCAAACAAACGTCCTTTTGGCTTGGCGGAATTTGTGATTCTGCGGAAGTAGTTCCAGCGTTAGAAGCCGAACTCAACGAAATATCCCAGGACGCTTTTGGATCTGCGACGCTCAGTCGGGACACTGAATTCCACGGTATTGAACTTTGCCGGGGCAAGGGCAATTTCAAGGGCCGAAACTTCGATGAACGTCTAGAATACCTGAAAAGAATACTGAATATTATTAGCCGAGATGACATTCAACGTGTCTACATAAGGATAATTCCTGAAAACATCACTCATTCATCAAAACCACCTGATGAAATTGCATTTATGTATCTTATTGAAAAAGCAGACAGCTTATTTAAAAAACTTGGAACAGTTGGGATGCTTTTTGGTGATTATGATGAACCAAATATCGGCACATCAGTTGCGAGCCTCTCGCTTTATCGGCAAGGTGGAACGCGTTGGGAAAGAGGACGAGACATCGAGAACATAATTGATACAGTGCATTTTGCAAGATCACATCACAGTCGAATGATACAATTAGCTGATGTATTTCTTTATTGTCTCCAATTTTATCACCAAGATAATTCCGCTAGATGGAGAAAAGCGATTGAAGAAGTTATCGATAATAGTGGAATCCGGAAATGCCAAGAAAAACGGGTCTGGCCTAGCGAACCAACATGGTATCGATTGTAA
- a CDS encoding BCCT family transporter, with product MSDRGTPAPDDAAEIPAPEGASDVIETDYEIGQDNIQANLGPFGLDIHNPVFLVSGLVIVAFVVLTLAFQTQVGPLFNDIRSTLTSGLDWFFLIAGNIFVIVCLVLIVSPLGKVRLGGQDATPEYSYIGWFAMLFAAGMGIGLMFFGVLEPVYHMAISEPLGVPSPFAEDGTLIEENLAAAKAMGMAATIYHWGLHPWAIYAIVALALALFSFNKGLPLTVRSIFYPIFGERIWGWPGHIIDILAVFATLFGLATSLGFGAQQANAGLDFVFGIPISINTQIVLIIGITSVALISVLRGLDGGVKLLSEINMGIAALLLIFVIVAGPTLAIVTGFFQNILEYLRDVVPLSNPVGRTDDDFRQGWTAFYWAWWISWSPFVGMFIARVSRGRSVREFLICVLIIPMLVGVLWMTAFGGTAIEQVIANEASAVKEYVITSYSPELSLFGMLSELPLASITSVVAVVLVIVFFVTSSDSGSLVIDTITAGGKVNAPVSQRVFWCIFEGLVAIALLLGGGLAALQAATVSTGLPFAIVLLLACYAIFKGLLSEPR from the coding sequence ATGAGCGACAGAGGCACTCCGGCACCGGATGACGCCGCCGAGATTCCAGCACCGGAGGGCGCCTCCGACGTCATCGAAACGGACTACGAGATCGGCCAGGACAATATCCAGGCCAACCTGGGTCCCTTCGGCCTCGACATCCATAACCCGGTGTTTCTCGTCTCGGGCCTGGTGATCGTCGCCTTCGTGGTGCTCACACTCGCCTTTCAGACTCAAGTCGGGCCGCTGTTCAACGACATCCGCAGTACCCTGACCTCCGGCCTCGACTGGTTCTTCCTGATCGCCGGCAACATCTTCGTGATCGTCTGCCTGGTGCTGATCGTCTCGCCTCTCGGGAAGGTCCGACTGGGCGGGCAGGACGCGACGCCGGAGTACAGCTACATCGGCTGGTTCGCCATGCTCTTCGCGGCGGGCATGGGCATCGGCCTGATGTTCTTCGGCGTACTCGAGCCGGTCTACCACATGGCGATTTCCGAACCGCTGGGCGTTCCCTCGCCCTTCGCCGAAGACGGGACGCTGATCGAGGAGAATCTGGCTGCCGCCAAGGCCATGGGGATGGCGGCCACGATCTATCACTGGGGCCTTCACCCTTGGGCGATCTACGCGATCGTGGCCCTGGCGCTGGCCCTCTTCAGCTTCAACAAGGGCCTGCCGCTGACCGTGCGCTCGATCTTCTATCCGATCTTCGGCGAGAGGATCTGGGGTTGGCCGGGACATATCATCGATATCCTGGCGGTCTTCGCGACCTTGTTCGGCCTCGCGACCTCGCTCGGCTTCGGAGCGCAGCAAGCCAACGCCGGGCTCGACTTCGTGTTCGGGATTCCCATCAGCATCAACACGCAGATCGTTCTCATCATCGGCATCACCTCGGTCGCCCTGATCTCCGTGCTGCGCGGACTGGACGGCGGCGTCAAGCTGCTGTCCGAGATCAACATGGGTATCGCCGCTCTGTTGCTGATCTTCGTCATCGTCGCCGGCCCGACCCTGGCGATCGTCACGGGATTCTTCCAGAACATCCTGGAGTACCTGCGCGACGTGGTGCCGCTCTCCAATCCGGTCGGCCGGACGGACGACGACTTCCGTCAGGGTTGGACCGCCTTCTATTGGGCCTGGTGGATTTCCTGGTCGCCCTTCGTCGGCATGTTCATCGCACGCGTCAGCCGCGGGCGCAGCGTGCGGGAGTTCCTGATCTGCGTGCTGATCATCCCGATGCTGGTCGGCGTGCTCTGGATGACCGCCTTCGGCGGTACGGCCATCGAGCAGGTGATCGCCAACGAGGCCAGCGCGGTGAAGGAGTACGTCATCACCTCCTACTCGCCCGAGTTGTCGCTCTTCGGCATGCTGTCGGAGCTGCCGCTGGCTTCGATCACCTCCGTGGTGGCCGTGGTGCTGGTGATCGTCTTCTTCGTCACCTCATCGGATTCCGGCTCCCTGGTGATCGACACCATCACCGCCGGCGGAAAGGTCAACGCCCCGGTGTCCCAGCGCGTCTTCTGGTGCATCTTCGAAGGCCTGGTGGCCATCGCCCTGCTGCTCGGCGGCGGCTTGGCGGCCCTGCAGGCGGCAACGGTCTCGACCGGCCTGCCCTTCGCGATCGTGCTGCTGCTCGCCTGCTACGCGATCTTCAAAGGACTGCTGAGCGAGCCGCGCTGA
- a CDS encoding MerR family transcriptional regulator has protein sequence MKIGELAKRSGLSRHTLRYYERIGLLPRADRDGSGHRDYDASLLIWIDFLGRLRTTGMPIREMLRYADLRARGPQSEGERSALLEAHRERVRADVERLQACLVVLDTKIAGYAGGERRMEDHDAAPGSETDATGGNPVGAGKTPAL, from the coding sequence ATGAAGATCGGCGAACTCGCCAAACGCTCGGGACTCTCCCGCCATACGCTCCGCTACTACGAGCGGATCGGGCTCTTGCCGCGAGCGGACCGGGATGGATCGGGACATCGGGACTACGATGCCTCGCTCCTCATCTGGATCGACTTTCTCGGCCGTCTGAGGACGACCGGAATGCCGATCCGGGAGATGCTGCGCTATGCGGACCTGCGCGCACGAGGTCCGCAAAGCGAAGGCGAGCGATCTGCGCTTCTGGAAGCCCATCGCGAGCGGGTACGCGCCGATGTGGAAAGGCTACAGGCCTGTCTTGTCGTCCTTGACACCAAGATCGCCGGCTATGCCGGCGGCGAGCGGAGGATGGAAGATCATGACGCAGCTCCCGGATCCGAGACAGACGCGACCGGAGGAAACCCGGTTGGAGCGGGGAAGACGCCTGCTCTCTGA
- a CDS encoding DUF1284 domain-containing protein gives MTLRLRHHHLLCLLTYVGKGYSPAFVANFDRIAARVSGGEEVLLVEGPDDICAPLIASEAQPHCQRDSVRRRDTEATEDLSRLLDEPLPVGKTITLSAQTKNRLRQGFAAGTARRACSGCQWHDFCSAVAAEGFEGARLT, from the coding sequence ATGACTTTGCGGCTGCGACATCACCACCTGCTCTGCCTGCTCACCTATGTCGGCAAGGGCTACAGCCCGGCTTTCGTCGCCAATTTCGACCGTATCGCCGCGCGCGTTTCGGGTGGCGAGGAGGTTCTGCTGGTCGAGGGGCCGGACGACATCTGCGCGCCGCTGATCGCCAGTGAGGCGCAGCCCCATTGCCAGCGCGACAGCGTACGCCGTCGCGATACTGAGGCGACGGAGGACTTGAGCCGTCTTCTGGACGAACCGCTGCCGGTCGGCAAGACGATCACGCTATCGGCGCAAACCAAGAACCGCCTGCGCCAGGGCTTCGCGGCCGGCACCGCGCGTCGCGCCTGTTCCGGCTGCCAGTGGCACGATTTCTGCTCGGCCGTCGCGGCCGAGGGCTTCGAAGGCGCCCGCCTGACGTAG
- a CDS encoding DUF2312 domain-containing protein, which yields MSDVGGVAADRLKSFIERIERLEEERTVLGADIREIYAEAKGTGFDTKIMRQVIKLRKMDHADRQEQEHLLELYKRALGIQE from the coding sequence ATGAGCGATGTCGGTGGCGTAGCGGCAGACCGTCTGAAGTCCTTCATCGAGCGAATCGAACGGCTCGAGGAAGAGCGCACGGTGCTTGGCGCCGATATCCGCGAGATCTACGCCGAAGCCAAGGGAACCGGTTTCGACACCAAGATCATGCGGCAGGTCATCAAGTTGCGGAAGATGGATCACGCCGACCGGCAGGAGCAAGAGCATCTGCTGGAGCTCTACAAACGCGCGCTCGGCATCCAAGAGTAA